The following coding sequences lie in one Cryptococcus neoformans var. neoformans B-3501A chromosome 2, whole genome shotgun sequence genomic window:
- a CDS encoding hypothetical protein (HMMPfam hit to Monooxygenase, Monooxygenase, score: 93.9, E(): 4.1e-25): MTPVSLPKHVLIVGGGIGGTSLAIALARRNIRSTIYEIRPFAGNEGGALIISPNALCVLDKTLGMKDEVLNAGYQYDNINIYSSDGQWLGAMVNGDEQNWGYRAVRVTRTALHNRLLDQCNAMGGLVNIQYGKVCEKVEEGEHGVKVCFADGTHGEGDILIGADGIYSKVREQLLGPASPSPFYEGLVGLWATTPRSAIDIPPDMALPAAIYTPPGLLLLFPIDPSGETIGWIAQRSSPERSKEGWKMYETSGDCVKATKADYEGVDYEPVKSLIASLEEGQGKVWPPYSIPDIPTWHGKRICLIGDAAHAIPPSAGQGASQAIEDAGLLARLLAHEPAVEKGYESLFEYFERTRKMRFQSIRSLTRQSSASRFELKGPLGWWLRKWSIWAFLRVLGSKGYYRDAKLMGYDITQEKIDF, translated from the exons ATGACACCGgtctctcttcccaaacATGTGCTCATCGTAGGAGGCGGCATTGGCGGTACTTCTCTAGCCATCGCCCTCGCACGCCGTAATATCCGATCGACGATCTACGAAATCCGTCCTTTCGCAGGTAATGAAGGCGGGGCGCTCATTATCTCTCCTAACGCCCTCTGCGTGCTCGACAAAACTCTCGGCatgaaagatgaagttCTCAATGCTGGTTATCAATATGACAATATCAATATATACTCCAGTGATGGCCAGTGGTTAGGGGCAATGGTCAATGGAGATGAGCAAAATTGGGGGTATAGAGCGGTGAGAGTTACCCGCACAGCGCTGCATAATCGGCTGCTTGACCAGTGTAACGCGATGGGGGGTTTGGTGAACATCCAGTATGGGAAAGTATGTgagaaggtggaagaaggggagcaTGGTGTGAAAGTTTGTTTCGCTGATGGTACACACGGCGAAG GTGATATTCTTATCGGTGCAGACGGCATTTACTCCAAAGTCCGCGAACAGCTTCTTGGTCCAGcatccccttctccattttACGAAGGTCTCGTCGGTCTATGGGCTACCACCCCCCGCTCCGCGATCGACATCCCACCCGATATGGCTCTCCCAGCAGCCATCTACACCCCTCccggccttcttctcctcttccccatcgATCCCTCCGGCGAAACCATCGGCTGGATTGCCCAGCGTTCATCCCCGGAACGATCAAAAGAGGGCTGGAAGATGTACGAAACGAGCGGCGATTGCGTGAAAGCCACCAAGGCGGATTATGAAGGGGTAGACTACGAACCTGTGAAGAGTCTGATAGCGAGTCTAGAGGAAGGCCAAGGAAAAGTGTGGCCGCCGTATAGTATACCCGATATCCCAACATGGCACGGTAAACGAATCTGCCTGATTGGCGATGCGGCACATGCGATCCCTCCTTCGGCGGGACAGGGGGCATCACAGGCAATTGAAGATGCCGGACTCCTCGCGCGCTTGCTCGCACATGAACCAGCGGTAGAAAAGGGGTATGAGTCATTGTTCGAGTATTTTgagaggacgaggaaaaTGAGGTTTCAGTCGATAAGGTCGTTGACGAGGCAAAGCAGTGCTTCGAGGTTTGAATTGAAGGGTCCTTTGGGGTGGTGGTTGAGAAAGTGGTCGATCTGGGCGTTTTTGAGGGTGTTGGGTTCGAAAGGATATTATAGGGATGCGAAGCTAATGGGGTATGATATCACACAAGAGAAAATTGATTTTTGA
- a CDS encoding hypothetical protein (HMMPfam hit to Peptidase_C14, Caspase domain, score: 38.4, E(): 1.4e-09) — translation MKAQRCTVCAGRPPERDFNLFIYLISFWDVCITGLSTHLRCIYSDAFLIEYHLFRCLPHRISVAGVAQRHFGVSVAPSFDAVCPWHIVRLALLYYLPSAYCHSSFQLNLLPSSHSMSDYEDEYYQPEEREVEYRDEDDERGYERYESPPRSPARSSSSSSGGGRESRHSDSSEEDGRHSDGDYRPVQGSVGLGNVAAVGIMTGMMGNLMGGGNGTSNRETGGNYYQAPSGQYQNGYNGCQNDYQQAGYGQNGYGQEGYGNQQQGYGGNEYRDAGYGSDYPHPGPPPQQYEPTNAGYAPPPPLYAGRQQHYGDYRANEGDDGGPHPQHFGPEFHDSQTGEVAQAYFEYSRCNGRRKALLIGINYIGSSAQLAGCINDVHNVQKFITERYGYQLDDIVMLTDDNNDARTMPTRDNIIKAMKWLVDGAQRDDALFFHYSGHGTQTEDMDGDEQDGQDEAICPVDYETAGLLIDDDTTSSLFALSLRVAALQRYSILVILRPSWICLTFTPPTALSKSPIF, via the exons ATGAAAGCCCAAAGATGTACTGTATGTGCCGGCCGACCACCGGAGAGAGATTTCAATCTGTTCATTTATTTGATTTCTTTTTGGGATGTGTGCATTACTGG ATTGTCGACCCACCTAAGATGTATTTATTCAGATGCCTTCCTCATAGAATATCATTTATTCAGATGCCTTCCTCATAGAATATCAGTTGCCGGTGTCGCTCAACGTCATTTCGGCGTGTCCGTGGCCCCTTCCTTTGACGCTGTGTGTCCTTGGCACATCGTTCGCCTGGCATTATTATACTATCTACCATCTGCTTATTGTCATTCATCTTTTCAGTTGAATCTACTTCCCAGCTCACATTCAATGTCTGATTACGAAGACGAGTACTACCAGCCGGAAGAGCGTGAGGTCGAATAcagagatgaagacgacgagCGCGGATACGAGAGATACGAGTCGCCGCCCCGCTCTCCGGCTCGCAGTAGCAGCAGTAGCAGCGGCGGTGGTCGCGAAAGTCGTCACAGCGATTCctcggaagaagacggacGTCACAGTGATGGGGACTATCGTCCGGTGCAGGGGTCAGTCGG TCTCGGCAATGTAGCGGCCGTGGGCAT TATGACCGGAATGATGGGCAATTTGATGGGCGGTGGAAATGGAACATCCAATCGCGAGACTGGAGGCAATTATTATCAAGCACCTTCTGGACA ATATCAAAACGGCTACAACGGCTGTCAAAATGATTATCAGCAAGCGGGCTACGGTCAGAATGGGTACGGACAAGAAGGTTATGGcaatcaacaacaaggtTACGGGGGGAACGAATACCGTGATGCAGGATACGGCAGTGATTATCCTCACCCTGggcctcctcctcagcaGTACGAGCCGAC TAACGCCGGGTACGCCCCTCCGCCACCTCTTTATGCTGGTCGACAGCAACACTATGGTGATTATCGCGCAAATGAAGGCGATGATGGAGGGCCTCACCCTCAGCATTTCGGTCCTGAATTCCATGACAGTCAAACCGGTGAAGTTGCTCAGGCATACTTTGAGTATTCCAGATGTAATGGCCGGAGGAAGGCTCTTCTT ATCGGTATAAACTATATTGGATCCAGTGCTCAGCTCGCTGGCTGTATCAACGACGTCCACAATGTCCAAAAGTTTATTACAGAGCGATATGGCTATCAGCTTGACGACATTGTTATGCTCACTGATGATAACAACGACGCGAGGACTATGCCTACGAGGGACAACATAATCAAAGCGATGAAGTGGCTTGTTGATGGAGCTCAGAGGGATGATGCTTTGTTCTTTCATTA TTCTGGGCATGGAACCCAGAcggaggatatggatggTGATGAGCAAGATGGCCAGGACGAGG CAATCTGCCCAGTTGATTATGAAACTGCTGGTCTGCTTATTGATGATGACA CCACGAGCTCCTTGTTCGCCCTCTCCCTTCGGGTTGCCGCCTTACAGCGATATTCGATTCTTGTCATTCTGCGACCGTCATGGATCTGCCTTACGTT TACGCCACCGACGGCACTGTCAAAGAGCCCGATCTTCTAG
- a CDS encoding hypothetical protein (HMMPfam hit to HSF_DNA-bind, HSF-type DNA-binding, score: 167.7, E(): 2.3e-47): MTTNLYAIAGPSKPTTPTSTPSPRSEPPSPLKSLTSLPTNPLNSHGTSTPNTLTNQLSSTGIGISKPGLSVDENGEVMKVPAFLNKLYTMVSDPEVDDLIYWGESGDSFFVPNAELFGRELLPRWFKHSNFSSFVRQLNMYGFHKVPHLQSGALKNETPIELWEFANPYFKRGQPQLLTKVTRKNNRPSNSGVGPSSSVGGSGAGGGMSTRSASAAAASGSASGQIQQAISQGHEAGNHSTSGKYLITDGTTPGSVPPSHTSAGPLIAPQTLDLSAINSGIAAIRQTQASIATDLRKLQASNEALWRQAYETQEKQRKHEETIDLIVSFLERLFGTEGEGLKGLKEAMRRGVGVRRDRDGREGRDSRDSRFAEDDDGGQKKRRRVGIDRMIEGGTGDGTGEHGEIESPTSDDRLVEIGSNSEYSIPSVKRTSSSSHPISLGQLGSSRFTALPSEDPSPSASGPGSTSYEGLHTTQTNARGAGADVNVTDPTLGMNHLSPLSDTDPLLPSSSNALAPYSSHLPFPSSNSNQSNSFNPSNPSSAWASNPSQPLLSPTSAAAAAHAYNLDPSLLQTTIGSLLQSPAAAQMFLNSLSASAQGQALASHSHPHNPSPLNPNPNGNASTSASASAHGMNTGGMGTGSGTKDVDPTLALFSPLPSHSSLTSQSNDLLKSYSDALTVGEGVDNLQESIDSLVRSMGLDLPNGGSSVGVDVGDGAGVGTETGEGDGEFNVDEFLQGLAKEGEEEGEREVEGDGGVSSSGAGAGAENGRKEDVIAQSGLKSES, from the exons ATGACCACAAATCTATACGCTATAGCAGGCCCCTCAAAACCCACAACTCCGACATCGACCCCTTCTCCACGCTCCGAGCCGCCTTCACCGCTCAAATCACTCACATCACTCCCGACAAACCCGCTCAACTCGCATGGCACGTCTACCCCCAACACACTCACAAATCAGCTGTCAAGCACAGGAATAGGAATATCCAAACCGGGCCTAAGTGTggatgagaatggagaagTCATGAAGGTGCCCGCATTCTTGAACAAGCTGTATACGATGGTCAGTGATCCGGAGGTGGACGACTTGATTTACTGGGGAGAGAGTGGGGATTCATTCTTTG TACCGAATGCAGAGCTATTCGGGAGAGAACTCTTACCGAGATGGTTTAAACATTCCAACTTCTCAAGTTTTGTCCGTCAACTCAACATGTATGGGTTTC ACAAAGTCCCTCACCTTCAGTCTGGTGCCCTGAAGAATGAAACGCCCATCGAATTATGGGAGTTCGCAAACCCTTATTTCAAACGCGGCCAACCCCAACTTCTCACCAAAGTAACTCGCAAAAACAACCGACCTTCAAACTCTGGTGTTggaccttcatcttccgttGGAGGTAGCGGAGCTGGTGGAGGAATGAGCACCCGCTCTgcatctgctgctgctgcctctGGCTCTGCTTCCGGACAAATCCAGCAAGCCATCAGTCAAGGCCATGAAGCTGGTAACCATTCCACTTCAGGAAAATACCTTATCACAGACGGTACCACCCCTGGCTCTGTCCCTCCTTCCCACACCTCCGCCGGTCCACTCATCGCCCCTCAAACCCTCGATCTTTCGGCAATCAATTCTGGTATCGCCGCCATACGCCAAACCCAAGCTTCCATCGCTACCGATCTCCGCAAACTTCAGGCATCTAACGAAGCGCTTTGGAGGCAGGCGTATGAAACGCAGGAAAAGCAGAGGAAACATGAAGAGACGATAGATTTGATTGTAAGCTTTTTGGAGAGGTTGTTTGGGACGGAAGGGGAGGGATTGAAGGGATTGAAGGAGGCGATGAGAAGGGGGGTTGGAGTAAGAAGGGATAGGGATGGGAGAGAAGGTAGGGATTCAAGAGATTCGAGATTTGCggaggacgacgatgggggacagaagaaaagaaggagggtagGAATCGATAGGATGATTGAGGGTGGCACCGGTGATGGAACAGGCGAACATGGTGAGATTGAAAGCCCAACATCAGACGATCGCCTCGTCGAGATCGGATCCAACTCGGAATATTCCATCCCATCCGTCAAACgtacctcctcttcctcccaccCAATTTCCCTCGGTCAACTGGGTTCCTCCCGATTTACTGCGCTGCCTTCCGAagatccttctccttcagcttctgGACCTGGATCAACATCTTACGAAGGTCTTCACACCACACAAACTAATGCCCGTGGAGCTGGGGCTGACGTCAACGTGACCGACCCGACTTTAGGCATGAACCACCTCTCGCCTCTATCCGATACCGATCCCCTCCTcccgtcatcatccaacgCCCTCGCCCCATACTCCTCTcacctccccttcccttcttccaactctaACCAATCTAACTCATTTAACCCATCTAACCCATCTTCCGCATGGGCCTCCAACCCTTCCCAACCCTTACTCTCACCAACATCCGCCGCAGCCGCCGCACACGCATATAACCTCGATCCTTCTCTGCTCCAAACCACGATCGGGAGTCTACTCCAAAGTCCTGCAGCGGCGCAAATGTTTTTGAATTCGTTAAGCGCCAGTGCACAAGGTCAGGCTTTGGCTTCGCACTCTCATCCCCATAATCCATCTCCGCTGAACCCGAACCCGAACGGCaatgcctccacctcggcctctgcttctgctcaTGGCATGAATACCGGAGGTATGGGAACAGGATCAGGAACCAAAGACGTCGACCCAACTCTCGCCCTTTTTTCCCCACTCCCCTCCCATTCGTCGCTCACTTCCCAATCCAACGACCTCTTGAAATCCTACAGTGACGCCCTCACAGTCGGAGAAGGCGTGGACAATTTACAAGAGAGTATCGATAGTCTGGTGAGGAGTATGGGGTTGGATTTGCCTAATGGTGGATCTTCTGTGGGTGTCGATGTCGGTGACGGGGCTGGAGTTGGAACAGAGAcaggggaaggggatggagagTTTAATGTGGATGAATTCTTGCAGGGCTTGGcgaaggaaggggaagaagaaggagaaagggaagtagaaggggatgggggTGTGTCAAGCTCAGGCGCAGGCGCAGGCGCAgaaaatggaaggaaggaagatgtaATTGCCCAAAGTGGCCTCAAGTCGGAAAGTTAA